The Desulfoscipio gibsoniae DSM 7213 genome contains a region encoding:
- a CDS encoding CRISPR-associated protein Cas4, with amino-acid sequence MLTGTVVNYYTHCQRQCWLFYHNLNLEDNSEDVRIGKVLHELKKQGKEEIALDGIKLDKLTAEYVTEIKKSDADLAAAKAQLEFYLVVLHDKGIIRKGRLECLEKNKQSKSVHTLMLTEGEIEERKVQYRQIEEFLNRELPPPPIRKPICKKCAYYEYCFI; translated from the coding sequence ATGCTGACCGGAACGGTAGTCAATTATTATACGCATTGCCAAAGGCAGTGCTGGTTGTTTTACCACAATTTAAATCTGGAGGACAATTCGGAAGATGTACGGATTGGCAAGGTACTGCATGAACTAAAAAAGCAGGGAAAAGAAGAGATAGCACTGGACGGTATCAAGCTAGATAAATTAACGGCGGAATATGTTACAGAAATCAAAAAATCTGATGCCGATCTGGCAGCGGCCAAGGCTCAATTAGAGTTTTATCTCGTTGTTTTGCACGATAAAGGAATTATACGCAAGGGGCGTTTGGAATGCCTGGAAAAAAACAAACAAAGCAAAAGCGTTCATACTTTGATGCTGACGGAAGGAGAGATAGAGGAACGCAAGGTCCAATACCGCCAGATAGAGGAATTTTTAAATCGAGAGCTGCCGCCGCCTCCTATCCGGAAGCCGATTTGTAAAAAATGTGCATATTACGAATACTGTTTCATCTAA
- a CDS encoding ExeA family protein, producing the protein MYKAFYSLAAAPFSKELKVSDAYVSTPHQEALGCLNYMKQVRGMGLFVGEPGAGKTYALRVFTDSLNKSLYKVVYFPLSTGSVNDFYRGLAFGLGEEPKNRKVDLFRQIQQTITVLFHERKVTPVFILDEMQMAKDVFLSDLNLLFNFQMDSHNPFILLLCGLPYLRDRMALNHNRPLAQRLLLSHHIEPLDKEEVKGYVLHHMTLAGAKHPIFTDAAFEAIAACTQGYPRLINKLGTHALLHGYMRKAEQIDAETIRIAAQENGM; encoded by the coding sequence GTGTATAAAGCTTTTTATTCCCTGGCCGCCGCCCCGTTCTCCAAGGAGTTGAAGGTGTCCGATGCCTATGTTTCTACGCCGCATCAGGAAGCGCTAGGGTGCTTGAATTACATGAAACAGGTGCGCGGCATGGGACTTTTCGTTGGTGAACCAGGAGCCGGGAAAACTTATGCGCTGCGTGTATTTACTGATTCATTGAACAAATCGCTGTACAAAGTTGTCTACTTTCCACTCTCTACAGGATCGGTGAACGACTTTTACCGGGGACTGGCCTTCGGCCTTGGAGAGGAACCGAAAAATCGCAAGGTCGATTTATTTCGCCAGATTCAACAAACGATTACGGTTTTGTTTCACGAGCGGAAGGTCACGCCGGTTTTTATTCTGGATGAAATGCAGATGGCCAAGGATGTTTTCCTGAGTGATTTAAATTTGCTATTCAACTTCCAAATGGACTCGCACAACCCATTTATTCTGCTGCTTTGTGGTTTGCCTTATTTGCGGGACCGGATGGCGCTGAACCATAACCGTCCGCTCGCCCAGCGGCTGCTCTTAAGTCACCATATTGAACCGCTGGACAAGGAGGAGGTCAAAGGGTATGTGCTACACCACATGACCCTTGCCGGAGCCAAGCATCCCATCTTTACCGATGCGGCTTTCGAAGCGATTGCCGCTTGCACCCAAGGTTATCCCCGGCTGATCAACAAACTGGGGACCCACGCCTTGCTGCACGGCTATATGAGGAAAGCCGAACAGATTGATGCTGAGACCATCCGCATCGCAGCGCAAGAGAATGGGATGTGA
- a CDS encoding IS256-like element ISDgi1 family transposase, translating to MQAMQDKTIKELAKDCRTVEDVHEMLKNLFKDTLQQIFEAEIEEHLGYKKHSIEGNNTGNSRNGYNKKTIQTKFGKTEVEIPRDRNGEFEPRIIGKYEKTSNQLEDQIIAMYAKGMSTRDIEDHMRDIYGIDVSPTMVSKITDKILPMIAEWQSRTLDRIYPIVFLDAIHFKVRKDNRIINKAAYSVLALNMAGQKEILGIWIGENESASFWLGVCNDLKSRGVQDILIACKDGLSGFSEAINTVFPKTEIQLCIIHQIRNSLKYVPYKEQKELMADLKQVYQALTLEEAELAFEIFKENWGKRHPIIIRSWEKNWLELTAYFKYPYEIRKMIYTTNIIEGYHRQLRKVTKTKTAYPTDDALKKIIYLATVEAAKKWTMPVKDWKNCISQFAIYFGDRIESEMAI from the coding sequence ATGCAAGCCATGCAAGACAAAACGATCAAGGAATTAGCAAAGGATTGCCGCACCGTAGAAGACGTACATGAGATGCTCAAGAATCTATTCAAGGACACCTTGCAGCAGATATTCGAGGCTGAAATTGAAGAGCACCTCGGGTATAAAAAACACAGCATTGAAGGCAATAATACTGGCAACAGTCGCAACGGTTACAATAAGAAGACTATCCAAACTAAGTTTGGCAAGACAGAAGTAGAAATCCCACGGGATCGTAATGGTGAATTTGAACCCAGGATTATCGGCAAATATGAAAAGACATCCAACCAGCTTGAAGACCAAATTATAGCCATGTACGCCAAGGGTATGTCTACACGTGATATTGAGGACCACATGAGGGATATCTACGGTATCGACGTATCCCCTACCATGGTCAGCAAGATAACAGACAAAATACTACCGATGATTGCAGAGTGGCAGTCCCGGACACTTGACCGTATATACCCTATTGTTTTTCTTGATGCTATCCATTTCAAGGTTCGTAAAGATAACCGGATAATAAACAAGGCGGCCTATAGTGTGTTGGCCCTAAATATGGCTGGCCAAAAAGAAATACTTGGCATCTGGATTGGGGAAAATGAAAGTGCTAGCTTTTGGCTTGGCGTATGTAATGATCTCAAAAGCAGGGGAGTGCAAGACATCCTGATTGCCTGTAAAGACGGGCTTTCCGGGTTTTCCGAGGCTATAAACACGGTTTTCCCCAAAACCGAAATTCAGCTTTGTATCATTCACCAAATCCGTAATTCCCTAAAGTATGTGCCATACAAAGAACAAAAGGAACTGATGGCTGATCTTAAGCAAGTATACCAGGCGTTAACCCTGGAAGAGGCCGAGTTAGCCTTTGAAATATTCAAAGAAAACTGGGGTAAAAGACATCCCATTATAATTCGTTCTTGGGAGAAGAATTGGCTTGAATTAACAGCTTATTTTAAATACCCATATGAAATCCGTAAAATGATTTATACTACTAATATCATCGAGGGTTACCACCGGCAACTACGGAAAGTAACCAAAACTAAAACTGCCTATCCAACAGACGATGCACTGAAAAAAATTATTTACCTGGCCACCGTTGAAGCAGCCAAAAAATGGACTATGCCAGTTAAAGATTGGAAAAATTGCATCTCCCAATTTGCCATATACTTTGGTGATAGGATAGAATCAGAGATGGCTATATAA
- a CDS encoding tyrosine-type recombinase/integrase: MENKEQVLLRMKKDILLRGLSKNTLESYTLNARIFLEYCNRPVEQLNEYDIRNFLWYLINEKKASPGTVNTYSAAIRFLFAVTLNRTLNYLQIPRQKKRKTFPEVLTREEVFSIIESCKNIKHKAMLMVVYSSGLRVSEAAALKIQHIDSKNMRIFVEDGKGGKDRYTVLSATCLSVLREYWKRYRPKNPEGWLFLGTYNVSHITTRGIAFAFNEAVKRANITKNVSIHSLRHSFATHLLEDGATLLQIKELLGHTSIKSTTIYVHLANVTSDIKSPLDNSPAYRSLEVPSNA; this comes from the coding sequence ATGGAAAATAAAGAACAGGTTTTACTACGGATGAAAAAAGACATTCTGCTTAGGGGACTGTCAAAAAACACACTTGAGAGTTATACATTAAATGCACGGATCTTTCTTGAATACTGCAACCGCCCGGTGGAACAGCTAAATGAATATGACATCCGCAACTTTTTATGGTATTTAATCAATGAAAAAAAAGCCTCGCCTGGAACTGTTAATACTTACAGTGCAGCTATACGCTTTCTCTTTGCCGTAACCCTTAATCGTACTCTTAATTATCTTCAGATTCCACGCCAGAAAAAACGTAAAACATTTCCGGAGGTCTTAACGAGAGAAGAAGTATTCTCAATCATCGAAAGCTGCAAAAATATTAAGCACAAAGCAATGCTGATGGTTGTATATAGCTCAGGTCTACGTGTAAGTGAAGCAGCAGCGCTCAAAATACAGCATATCGATTCAAAAAACATGCGAATATTTGTAGAAGATGGAAAAGGAGGCAAAGATCGTTACACCGTGCTTTCGGCAACCTGCCTTAGTGTCTTACGGGAGTACTGGAAGAGGTACCGCCCGAAAAATCCCGAAGGCTGGCTTTTTCTTGGAACGTATAACGTATCCCATATCACTACCAGAGGTATAGCGTTTGCTTTTAATGAAGCTGTAAAGAGAGCAAATATCACAAAAAACGTTTCCATCCATTCCCTGAGACATTCATTTGCAACACACTTGCTTGAGGACGGTGCCACTCTATTACAGATTAAGGAATTGCTCGGTCATACCAGTATAAAATCTACAACCATTTATGTACACCTTGCCAATGTAACCTCAGACATCAAAAGCCCTCTTGATAACTCTCCCGCATATCGTAGTTTAGAGGTTCCTTCAAATGCTTGA
- a CDS encoding DUF6431 domain-containing protein, translating into MIYYHNFLVDVAKYAELGKANEFPELDCCPMCRAKIRLKRHGFYKRNAIESGAEIYRIPICRLICPDCGKTISILPTFLLPYFQHTMDFIIRILLTSWIAYRLLCSRQLRRFYEKRAYGKLTEIELFIREQGNRKALPDALKEKAIKMLQMIQALGKATFVRRWWGHRISSFMAHSLYHGARVVKTI; encoded by the coding sequence ATGATTTATTACCATAATTTCTTAGTGGATGTAGCCAAATATGCAGAGCTTGGAAAAGCCAATGAATTTCCTGAATTGGACTGCTGTCCGATGTGCCGGGCAAAAATACGTCTGAAACGCCATGGATTTTATAAGCGAAACGCCATCGAATCGGGAGCGGAGATATATCGAATCCCCATTTGCCGTCTGATTTGCCCAGACTGCGGTAAAACCATTTCCATTTTACCAACCTTTCTTCTCCCATATTTCCAACATACGATGGACTTTATCATCCGTATCCTGCTTACCTCCTGGATTGCCTATCGTCTTCTATGTTCACGGCAACTGCGTCGATTTTATGAAAAACGTGCCTACGGTAAACTAACTGAGATTGAGCTTTTTATCAGGGAGCAGGGAAACCGCAAGGCGTTGCCGGATGCGTTAAAAGAAAAAGCCATAAAAATGCTTCAGATGATCCAAGCTTTGGGGAAAGCGACCTTCGTCAGAAGGTGGTGGGGTCATCGGATTAGCAGTTTTATGGCACATTCATTGTACCACGGTGCGCGCGTGGTGAAAACCATATAA
- a CDS encoding CRISPR-associated helicase/endonuclease Cas3, which translates to MKKIKLITPVLLQDARYLAHTRKTGGIRETETLLAHSELTLRYYEVYCEQKRMGEIIQRLIAACGFRGEEAQTVYLMFLYAIYLHDAGKINPRYQYEVLENASFGADRRQARNTHHALASAYIYIDHMYKILLNNPSEAVQKCLAAFAYCICRHHGKLDNGHDFSNLETWDEKYYQSELDGSIFEYVRYYMQESGVVEQPLSFYILCRLLYALITGCDYCATQEFMTGHSMRPAVIQNGGENLKRCYDGSAICRSIRQYQKDPAAFSGNPINALRNQLFLETEQNLLARRDAHIYYLEAPTGAGKTNMAINLALRVLEMDSKINNVFYIFPFNTLVEQTRKTMHPFFGDQLVVINSITPVVMGRDDRKDNYEVAWLDHIFNNYPIVLTSHINFFNALFGCGREQCFPLLKLCNSVVILDEIQSYKNSIWREIISFLQSYAQQLHIKIIMMSATLPQLDQMLRTVDAQFATLVEDPQRYYRHPLFQGRVRLDFSLLEKGKITLEELKEEVLRFQGKRVLVEFIKKRTAREFYELCKEACNVVLLTGDDNVARRDQVIRRIDSGEKLILIATQVIEAGVNIDMETGFKDISLPDAEEQFLGRINRSCLNVGGAVAYFFDLDDASFIYRGDARLSYSIQDPAIRQNLQKKQFGEIYVRVFSDLIAQTSKANEKNLANLDENCAQFNCKKIEEQMRLIDRNWQLFIPYVWEDLDGYQVWEEFKALSGNREMGYAQRMVEYSRLALKMSYFTFSVFRDKIPAGAEEYGGYYFIDGGERFVEDGVLDREALEKYYGGIFL; encoded by the coding sequence ATGAAAAAGATTAAATTGATTACCCCGGTGTTGTTGCAAGATGCTCGTTATCTGGCCCATACCAGGAAAACCGGCGGCATCAGGGAAACGGAAACCCTGTTGGCCCATTCCGAACTAACGCTGCGCTATTACGAGGTGTATTGCGAGCAGAAAAGAATGGGCGAAATTATCCAAAGATTGATTGCCGCCTGTGGTTTTCGGGGAGAAGAAGCACAAACAGTCTATCTAATGTTTCTATATGCCATTTATTTGCATGATGCGGGAAAAATCAATCCCCGCTATCAATACGAGGTGTTGGAAAACGCATCGTTTGGAGCCGATCGCAGACAGGCAAGAAATACCCATCATGCCCTGGCTTCCGCTTATATTTATATTGATCATATGTACAAGATCCTGCTTAATAATCCATCGGAGGCCGTACAAAAATGCCTGGCAGCCTTTGCCTATTGTATCTGTAGACACCACGGAAAATTAGATAACGGACATGATTTTTCTAACCTAGAAACCTGGGATGAAAAATATTACCAAAGCGAACTGGACGGCAGTATTTTTGAGTATGTCCGCTATTATATGCAGGAGTCTGGAGTGGTTGAACAGCCGCTCAGCTTCTATATCCTGTGCCGATTGCTATACGCTTTAATTACAGGCTGCGATTACTGTGCCACACAGGAGTTTATGACAGGCCACTCCATGCGGCCTGCGGTAATTCAAAATGGCGGTGAAAATTTAAAGCGGTGCTACGATGGCAGCGCTATCTGCCGGAGCATTCGTCAATACCAGAAAGATCCCGCAGCCTTTAGTGGAAATCCGATCAATGCCCTGCGCAATCAATTATTTTTAGAAACTGAGCAGAACTTGCTGGCCCGGCGAGATGCCCATATATATTACCTGGAAGCACCTACGGGGGCTGGAAAAACCAATATGGCTATCAACCTTGCCCTGCGTGTTTTGGAGATGGATTCCAAGATAAATAATGTCTTTTACATTTTCCCCTTTAATACCCTGGTGGAACAGACCAGAAAAACCATGCATCCTTTTTTTGGTGATCAATTGGTGGTAATCAACTCCATCACGCCGGTTGTGATGGGTAGAGACGACCGCAAAGATAATTATGAGGTGGCCTGGCTGGATCATATTTTTAACAATTATCCAATTGTCTTGACTTCTCATATTAACTTTTTCAATGCTTTGTTTGGCTGTGGGCGTGAGCAGTGCTTTCCTTTGCTCAAACTATGCAACAGTGTGGTGATCCTTGATGAAATCCAAAGTTATAAAAATAGCATTTGGCGGGAGATAATTAGTTTCCTGCAGAGTTATGCTCAACAGCTGCACATTAAAATCATCATGATGTCGGCTACGCTGCCGCAGCTGGATCAAATGCTTAGGACGGTGGACGCACAATTTGCCACACTGGTGGAAGATCCGCAAAGGTATTACAGGCACCCGCTCTTCCAAGGAAGAGTTCGGCTGGATTTTTCTCTGTTGGAAAAAGGGAAGATTACTCTGGAGGAATTGAAAGAAGAAGTTTTGCGTTTCCAGGGTAAACGAGTACTGGTGGAATTCATCAAGAAAAGGACAGCCAGGGAATTTTACGAGCTTTGCAAAGAAGCGTGTAATGTTGTTTTGCTTACGGGTGACGACAATGTTGCCAGGAGGGATCAGGTCATCCGGCGGATCGACAGCGGTGAGAAACTGATTCTCATCGCCACTCAGGTCATCGAAGCAGGTGTCAACATTGATATGGAAACCGGTTTTAAAGATATCTCTCTTCCCGATGCCGAAGAACAATTTTTGGGAAGGATCAATAGGTCATGTCTGAATGTCGGAGGTGCTGTTGCTTACTTTTTTGATTTGGATGATGCATCGTTTATTTACAGGGGGGATGCCAGGCTGAGCTATTCTATCCAGGATCCTGCCATACGGCAAAATCTTCAGAAAAAACAATTTGGCGAAATTTACGTCCGGGTTTTTTCAGATCTAATTGCTCAAACAAGTAAAGCCAATGAGAAAAACCTGGCTAATCTTGATGAGAATTGTGCACAGTTTAATTGTAAGAAAATAGAAGAGCAAATGCGCTTAATTGATCGTAACTGGCAGCTTTTTATCCCTTATGTCTGGGAGGACTTGGACGGATATCAGGTGTGGGAGGAATTCAAGGCTTTAAGCGGCAATCGGGAAATGGGCTACGCTCAGCGTATGGTGGAGTATTCCAGATTGGCACTAAAAATGTCCTACTTTACCTTTTCGGTATTCCGGGACAAAATTCCCGCCGGTGCCGAGGAATATGGCGGCTATTATTTTATTGATGGCGGGGAGCGTTTCGTCGAAGATGGGGTTTTGGACAGAGAAGCGTTGGAAAAATATTATGGAGGGATATTTTTATAA
- the cas1b gene encoding type I-B CRISPR-associated endonuclease Cas1b produces MGKSSDTRYIFSTGDLYQKDFSIVFRKEDGNFYLPIKDTRELYCFNEITLSTKLLQLLAKVGIVVHFFGYYENYIGTFYPKEQLLSGRLTVAQALAYEQNRLKIAGPIVKGIAKNIHFVLYHYYRHGKSELKDYLDWLRKDVSRLADAVGDIKQLLRIEGEIWARFYQTFRLILPESFAMNKRVKRPPDNPINALISFGNTLLYTKTITEIYHTHLNQTISFLHEPAERRFSLSLDLSEVFKPVLVYKTIFDCVNNRKITVEKHFDKKLNYALLNEIGRKTFIEAFEERLNQTFEHQTLKRRCSYKQAIRLDGYKLIKHILEGKNFVPFCMEDKK; encoded by the coding sequence ATAGGTAAGAGCAGTGATACCCGATATATTTTTTCAACCGGAGATTTGTATCAGAAGGATTTTTCAATTGTGTTCCGCAAAGAAGACGGTAATTTTTATCTCCCCATTAAGGATACGCGGGAGCTGTATTGTTTTAATGAAATCACCCTAAGTACAAAATTGCTTCAACTTTTAGCTAAAGTAGGCATTGTGGTGCATTTCTTTGGTTATTATGAAAATTACATCGGGACATTTTATCCCAAAGAACAATTATTGAGCGGGAGGCTGACGGTTGCTCAGGCTTTGGCTTATGAGCAAAACAGGTTAAAGATTGCCGGGCCGATTGTTAAAGGGATTGCTAAAAATATTCACTTTGTGCTGTACCATTACTACCGGCATGGGAAAAGTGAGCTAAAAGATTATCTGGACTGGCTGCGCAAAGATGTTTCGCGCCTTGCCGATGCTGTCGGCGATATTAAACAGTTGCTGCGTATTGAAGGGGAAATTTGGGCTCGATTTTATCAGACTTTTCGGTTAATCCTGCCCGAGTCTTTTGCCATGAACAAGAGGGTAAAACGTCCGCCTGACAATCCCATTAATGCCCTGATATCTTTTGGTAATACCTTGTTGTACACAAAAACAATTACGGAAATTTACCATACCCACTTGAATCAAACTATTTCTTTTCTGCACGAACCTGCAGAGAGACGTTTTTCTTTAAGCTTGGATTTATCGGAAGTATTTAAACCGGTATTAGTTTATAAAACTATTTTTGATTGTGTAAACAACCGTAAAATTACAGTGGAAAAGCATTTTGATAAAAAGCTGAATTACGCCTTGCTAAACGAGATTGGACGCAAAACGTTTATTGAAGCCTTTGAAGAACGGCTGAACCAAACGTTTGAACATCAAACCTTAAAAAGGAGGTGTAGCTATAAACAAGCTATTCGGTTAGACGGATACAAGTTAATTAAGCATATTTTGGAAGGGAAAAACTTCGTTCCTTTCTGCATGGAGGATAAAAAGTGA
- a CDS encoding IS91 family transposase gives MLELQDIFAQHGKTYRLNHSLLLNQVKVMRAIENCRTSALGGHTDECDECGFIRISYNSCRNRHCPKCQTLNKERWIEARKDDLLNVGYFHVVFTVPDTLNPVAYQNQTVVYNILFKAAAETLSELAADKKYLGAQIGFTEILHTWGQNLMYHPHIHCIVPGGGLNSCGKWVNSRKKFFIPVKVLSRKFRGKFLYYLKQAKLEFYSLISYLQDDGMFNNFISSLYQKEWIVYCKPPFKNAGCVVEYLGRYTHRVAISNSRILKLEDGVVTFKWRDYKDNNKQKNMNLTADEFIRRFLIHVLPNGFTKIRHYGLLSPRNKATKLKLCKKLTNTSINDKPKVKLSTLDFLKKLTGRDFSICPCCGIGHLSRASPGKM, from the coding sequence ATGCTTGAATTACAAGATATCTTTGCCCAACATGGGAAAACATATCGACTCAACCACAGCCTTTTACTAAATCAAGTGAAAGTTATGCGTGCCATTGAAAATTGTAGAACCTCAGCCTTAGGTGGTCATACAGATGAGTGTGATGAATGCGGTTTTATCCGTATTTCTTACAACTCCTGCCGTAATCGCCATTGTCCAAAGTGTCAAACTTTAAATAAAGAACGTTGGATTGAAGCTAGGAAAGATGATTTGCTTAATGTCGGTTATTTTCATGTTGTCTTTACTGTTCCTGATACTTTAAATCCTGTGGCTTATCAGAACCAGACAGTTGTTTACAACATTTTATTTAAGGCTGCCGCCGAAACCTTATCGGAACTTGCCGCTGACAAAAAATATTTAGGAGCACAAATAGGGTTTACAGAAATACTTCATACTTGGGGACAAAACCTTATGTACCACCCCCATATTCACTGTATTGTGCCAGGCGGTGGACTTAATTCTTGCGGTAAGTGGGTTAACTCAAGAAAGAAGTTTTTTATCCCGGTTAAGGTTTTGTCAAGAAAATTTAGAGGTAAATTTTTATATTATCTTAAACAAGCTAAGCTTGAATTTTATAGCTTAATTTCTTATTTACAAGATGATGGTATGTTTAATAATTTTATATCATCGCTTTATCAAAAAGAATGGATTGTCTACTGTAAGCCACCATTTAAAAATGCCGGCTGTGTAGTTGAGTATCTCGGACGTTATACTCATCGTGTTGCTATTTCTAATAGCCGTATATTAAAGCTTGAAGACGGTGTTGTTACATTTAAATGGCGTGACTATAAGGATAACAATAAGCAAAAAAATATGAATTTAACAGCCGATGAATTTATTCGCCGTTTTCTTATTCATGTACTACCCAATGGATTTACCAAAATACGACATTATGGGTTATTAAGTCCAAGAAACAAAGCTACAAAACTTAAACTTTGCAAAAAGCTTACAAATACCTCTATTAATGATAAACCAAAAGTAAAGCTATCTACACTTGATTTCTTAAAAAAGCTAACTGGTAGAGATTTTTCAATCTGTCCTTGTTGTGGTATTGGTCATCTCAGCAGAGCTTCGCCGGGGAAAATGTAA
- a CDS encoding DDE-type integrase/transposase/recombinase, producing the protein MDESIREKIALFRYGIIAPLLNEQVDREAYLAEQSAKKHEVPHYGERTYAAKTILEWLLLYRRQGFDGLKPARRSDRGQLRTLSSDQQDYVLALRKERLWMPVTVFYDQLIEQGEVFPKEVSYSTIHRFLKKQGLLGKETPKTPERKRFAHAKVNALWQTDASEGPRLRIGGKVVRTYLIAFIDDCSRLVPYAMFVPSEKFDGLRMVMKEALIRRGIPKMVYTDNGKIFRSQIMQFACASLGIQLLHTQAYDPQAKGKIERMFRTCKTRFYTLLKASPVSSLDELNERFWRWLEEDYHRKPHASLDGRMPLEVYLSQVDSIRTVDDPLALDSVFLKRAFRKVKHDATFSLENRLYEVPDIFAGQKVELRYDESGVHLYEDGKVVAQAVEVSFHDNAHVKRQRSSLSFKELHAKEGGDGV; encoded by the coding sequence GTGGATGAAAGCATAAGAGAGAAGATTGCGTTGTTTCGTTATGGGATAATTGCACCGTTATTGAATGAGCAAGTGGATCGGGAGGCTTATTTGGCCGAGCAATCCGCCAAAAAACATGAAGTGCCGCATTACGGGGAAAGGACCTATGCTGCCAAGACGATTCTTGAATGGCTTTTGCTTTACCGCAGGCAGGGTTTCGATGGCCTAAAACCGGCCCGACGCAGTGATCGAGGTCAGCTGCGCACTCTTTCGTCTGATCAACAAGACTATGTACTGGCGCTGCGCAAAGAGCGGCTTTGGATGCCTGTTACTGTTTTCTATGATCAATTGATTGAACAGGGTGAGGTGTTTCCCAAAGAGGTCTCTTACTCTACAATTCACCGTTTCCTTAAAAAGCAGGGCTTGCTGGGTAAAGAAACGCCAAAAACACCGGAGCGCAAGCGGTTTGCCCACGCTAAGGTGAATGCACTCTGGCAAACCGATGCAAGTGAAGGACCGCGCCTTCGCATCGGAGGGAAAGTGGTCCGTACCTACCTGATTGCTTTCATTGATGACTGCTCCAGGCTCGTACCCTATGCGATGTTTGTACCATCTGAAAAATTTGATGGGTTACGTATGGTGATGAAAGAGGCATTGATCCGGCGCGGTATTCCAAAGATGGTATATACAGATAATGGAAAAATCTTTCGTTCCCAGATTATGCAATTTGCTTGTGCTTCTCTGGGGATTCAACTATTACATACCCAAGCCTATGATCCCCAGGCCAAGGGTAAAATAGAACGTATGTTTCGCACGTGCAAAACCAGGTTCTACACGCTGCTCAAAGCAAGTCCGGTCTCCTCGCTGGATGAGCTTAATGAGCGATTCTGGAGATGGCTTGAGGAAGATTACCACCGCAAACCACATGCCTCGCTGGATGGCCGGATGCCGCTAGAAGTGTATTTGTCACAAGTGGACAGTATTCGCACCGTAGATGACCCCTTAGCACTCGATTCCGTATTTCTCAAGCGCGCTTTTCGCAAGGTCAAACATGATGCCACCTTTTCCCTTGAAAATCGACTGTATGAGGTACCCGATATTTTTGCGGGACAGAAAGTGGAGCTGCGTTATGACGAAAGCGGCGTTCATCTTTATGAGGATGGCAAAGTAGTTGCTCAAGCTGTGGAAGTCAGCTTCCACGACAACGCTCATGTGAAGCGCCAGCGTTCTTCCTTATCTTTTAAAGAACTGCATGCGAAGGAGGGTGGGGACGGTGTATAA
- the cas2 gene encoding CRISPR-associated endonuclease Cas2, translated as MNKPNYNYAIVFYDVGEKRVAKIFKICKQYLKHYQKSVFRGHITPGNYLELKGKLKKAIDPDHDFVTFIQTISESSFHEESIGNTGVNPESIII; from the coding sequence GTGAACAAGCCAAATTATAATTATGCAATTGTTTTTTACGATGTGGGCGAGAAACGGGTTGCTAAAATATTTAAAATTTGCAAACAATATCTGAAACATTATCAAAAATCTGTATTCAGGGGACACATTACCCCGGGAAACTATCTGGAACTTAAAGGGAAATTAAAGAAGGCTATTGATCCAGACCATGACTTTGTAACCTTTATTCAAACTATAAGCGAGTCTTCTTTCCACGAAGAAAGTATTGGGAATACGGGAGTTAACCCGGAGTCAATTATTATTTGA
- a CDS encoding DUF5348 domain-containing protein gives MIPRKRDGRILYNVKTDRWDVWDVYSKPVALHCGECFEIKLGDHFLSCRIEMDSEWVIYLSNTRFHLHPKVSYWIRVE, from the coding sequence ATGATACCACGGAAACGAGATGGGCGAATCTTGTACAATGTCAAAACCGACCGCTGGGACGTTTGGGATGTTTATTCTAAGCCAGTTGCTTTACATTGCGGAGAGTGCTTCGAGATAAAGCTTGGAGACCACTTTCTGTCCTGCCGGATCGAGATGGACTCTGAGTGGGTTATATACCTTAGCAATACCCGGTTCCACTTGCATCCAAAGGTGAGTTATTGGATTCGGGTGGAATAA